From a region of the Helianthus annuus cultivar XRQ/B chromosome 5, HanXRQr2.0-SUNRISE, whole genome shotgun sequence genome:
- the LOC110940333 gene encoding uncharacterized protein LOC110940333 has protein sequence MLPIITYQGLLPHIDGSLSPPSLMIKSGEKDVVNPDYTSWARDEQQAIILLNASLTEEALSVTFGLTSAREIWTALEAAFCNTSVERVQNLRDHLRALKKEDKSVVEYGRAFKAICDQLAAIEHPVDAMDQLHWFLCGLGPSFESFSTTTRSVRPIPTFVDLLASAESHELFIKNLHGIHEKPTAAFMAQSHAQRPNIHGSSYRPNRASQVQYRLNRPHFYNNRGSNKSFGRQNRNPMCQLCRKSGHYASQCFQLASYATAATPSQEQLAQAFHSQCHINSTVPDWTSDTGATTHMLPNNTSLQNSTPTQGSPNQENASPGMP, from the exons ATGTTGCCGATCATCACTTACCAAGGGTTACTTCCTCACATCGATGGCTCCCTTTCGCCTCCGTCTCTGATGATAAAATCGGGTGAAAAAGACGTTGTGAATCCTGATTATACTTCTTGGGCCAGAGACGAACAGCAAGCAATCATTCTCTTAAATGCTTCACTGACTGAAGAAGCCCTTTCAGTCACTTTTGGACTCACTTCTGCTCGTGAGATCTGGACTGCTCTTGAAGCAGCTTTTTGCAACACCTCTGTTGAACGAGTTCAAAATCTTAGGGACCATCTTCGTGCTCTCAAAAAGGAAGACAAGTCTGTTGTTGAATATGGTCGTGCTTTCAAAGCAATCTGTGACCAACTCGCTGCTATAGAACATCCTGTTGATGCCATGGATCAGCTTCACTGGTTCTTATGTGGTTTAGGACCAAGTTTTGAAAGTTTCTCTACCACTACTCGATCGGTACGTCCCATTCCCACTTTTGTTGATCTTTTAGCAAGTGCTGAATCTCATGAATTGTTTATCAAAAATTTGCATGGAATTCATGAGAAACCTACTGCTGCCTTTATGGCCCAAAGCCATGCCCAGCGGCCCAATATTCATGGCAGTTCTTATCGCCCGAATAGGGCCTCTCAAGTCCAATATCGGCTAAATAGGCCTCACTTTTATAACAACAGGGGATCCAATAAATCTTTTGGTCGCCAAAACCGGAACCCAATGTGTCAACTATGCAGGAAATCCGGACATTATGCGTCTCAGTGTTTCCAACTAGCCTCTTATGCTACTGCTGCCACACCCTCTCAAGAGCAGTTGGCTCAGGCTTTTCATTCTCAATGTCATATAAACTCAACCGTTCCTGACTGGACTTCGGACACCGGAGCCACTACACACATGCTTCCCAACAATACTTCACTTCAGAATTCTACTCCCACCCAAG GATCGCCAAACCAAGAAAACGCTAGCCCGGGGATGCCGTGA